The Heliangelus exortis chromosome Z, bHelExo1.hap1, whole genome shotgun sequence genomic sequence AATTGTTGTCAGCTTACTTGGAGGATGGTGGGAGACCTGCTCTGCCACTAATGTTCCACTGGATCAATCCCCTATTCACAACTGCCAGAAACCTTCCCCAGTCTACTTGTGAGCTGCAGGCCATTTCCCCAGAAAAGGTTTAAGGTTATCTCCTATCGACTGTGAGGTGCGGACCAGACAGCTGAAGTCGTCTCCTTAAGGAAACTAATGATAGGAttaatctctcctttttcagtctGGAATTCCTCGTTTAAACCCAACCATGCTGCCCAGGAAGATCCGTGCTTTCAGAATGCGGCTTGTTCAGCTTCGGTGATcaattctttcattgttttcctgcagagctttttGGCTTGGTatggtgtggtttggtttggtttcgtttggtggggttttttgttttattttgacggtttgttttttgtggttttttagcTCTTTGTGTTTTTCATGGGTTTCCTTTTTTAGCCTTATCATTCCAAGAGTATAGTCATGTCTTTCCAAAAAATCAATATTCAGTTGAGTCCCTTTCAGTGCACATCAGGCCACATGGTACACAGAGAATTGTTCTTGTTCTCCTGCAACCACTTTTATACTCATTCTCGTTCTGTAAAGTCACTCTTACCTAATTCCTTTTCTTAGCCCCTAAGCATTGTACGTTaatattcttctgctttccGTAGTTATTGccttgtgtgttttgtttgttgttgttttttgttttcttgcttttttcttaagcttttaaataaaagatgtgCTCAGTAACAGCCAGTCCTGTCCACTTCAGgataaaaaactttaaatactttaaatagtAGCCCTTCAGCTACATGGTCAAGGAAAATGTATCCGTTCAGAtctcctttctgtgaagaaacatGACTAATCGCAGAGGAGTTTAGAATCAGTATTTTCCGGGAGGACTATTTTACATACAGCAAGTCACTTCTTGGTATATGGTAGGAACCACCACTTTACGATAATTAAAATCGCTCGGGgagcaattttttatttctgaaagaatagTCACAGATGCCCATAGAATTTCGCAGCTCAGTGACTGATCTAATACACTTACTATCCATAGGGGGTTATCACTCTGCTAATCTCAACTATCACCTTCAAATGAAGTCCTCAGTTGCGGAATGGCTTTAGTTtgggtggtggttttttcctttgatgcaGTTCGGgtggatttttggggggtaaGATTTGTAAAATCTCAATTATCAGTAAGAAATTGAATTTTGAAAACTAGCTAGAAATTGAGGCAATTTCTCTTCCATGCAAAACTCTCCTAGTCCAACCAAGCTGTAAGATGTGTGTAACTTTGACATGGGTGACCTGAATGAGCTGCACATGGTTCCCACAGAGAGAGGGAACCCTTCTCTTCCTTGCAGATTTTGTCacaagaagaacagaaatgaaaacagttatGCCAATATTGAACATACCATGTAAAAGCATTCAtataattaataacaaaaaaccaacagctgcagctgcaaggcTCTCGCTATTCTTCTTCCTTACATTTCTAAGCCATATCCcagtggaaagaaagcaaataaggaaaaaatactcgGAATGAAAGCATGTAGTAGCTAACAGCTCTGTGGAAGATGAAGGTcctgaaacacagaagacaATAGGAAAGGTTTGAGCCAAGTGCTTTTGAGCCAAACTTGGACTCGAGAAAAGGGATAAGCTGCTCAGAATGCTGAACTATGCAGGGAAGCCAGAACTTCACGTTGAATCAGACACACGAGAGAGCTAATAAGCGATGAATAGGTAGAGCTATGATCCACTTAGTCAGCAGTGGATCAATGAGAAAAATCACTAGCTACAGAAGAGTTATGTTGCCAGAGGAGTTACGAGCGATGAGTAAGTAAATCCTGGCTTCTACCTAAATTCACCAGTTCAACAACATCACTGCAGACAAAAGGGTAAACTGGTATCAGATGAAATTCCAAGGAACTCAATTATATTACAGATTAACCAAGATGAGGAGAAGCTTAGCAGCTTCACCAGCAAAACCTGCTGGCATTTGCCAGCCTAAAACCACCTGCTGCTATCAAGAAATCAGTTTGAAAACGTCAATTTTTAGgccatcttttatttttaagtcattgAAAGCCAACTAGCCAACACACAGCTGATGCTCAGATGTTCCCTGGAGTGATTGCTTAGAACGAGCCAaagacacacatacacacacacacacacaaaaaaaaaaaaaaaaaaaaaaaaaaaaaaaaaatccaaaaaacacaaacacaaattcCTTGGCAAATACTGTAAAAACCAGCAACATCTTACAGGAGCTTCAACATCCGTAATGGAATCAGTGGCTGTAGGACATCAGCTCCCCCTcttgttttttcagctttgtttttttgagtcACAGCTAAGAAATATTTGCAGGGGAATAAAAAAGCAGTCTTTGAATTaccagaatttaaaatattaaaaaaaaaagaaaaaaaatctgtgaatctttacagcttttgttccgttttatataaaaaaaaaaaaaaagtccttgaaTTATCCATAAATACGGTAACAGATACCAAAACATACAGCTACAGTTCTGCTTCAGTAACATCCTCATCAGGGCAACAATAATATTCCACAAAACAGATCTGTCCATCCTCATTCCTAATCATATACTGCAGTGAAAGAAATCCTTGGCCATCTGTTCGAATGGACACTTCACAAGATAAAGCCTATGCCTTTGTAGATGGTTTGAGCAAAGAAATCTTGTacctgcaagggaaaaaaaaaaaaaccaatctgaaaaaaatacattgtgcaGGGAAAAGCTGTAACTTTGCTCCTAATTAGACACCTAAACACTCATAAACAATTAGCAACATGCTAATTTATTCTTTGCCTGGTAACAACATTGGacaggcactgctcagcttttGAGCACAAACTTTCATCAGGCTGGAAGTATTCTTTTCCCACTGTACTAGTCAATGCTACACTAATGCAAAATCAGGGTTTTAAACTTTCTAGCTAGATCACGAGACCTGCCACACAGGGCACTGATCACAGAGTCCCTCAGCCCAGAGTTGTCTGGGTCTGCTTACAGTGGAATGCTTCCATCAAATCAGAGTCCCTAGGGTAGTCCAGATGTGCACTTCCTGCATTTCCAGAAGTCGATAACCTGAAGGCACCACCTCAGAATACACGGTAACAGCTCTCTAAAAACTCTACCACAATCACTTGCAATGTCTGTTGAGATATTCAAGAAACActattgtttgttttgcttcacttaattaaaaaatgctaaaggTTCCACACCAATGCCGTGTTTACCAGGTCGTCAAGGTATTCATTACATCCATTAACATTCCATATATTAATCCCATGACATATTGTGATTTGCCACGCTCCCTTCTTTAACTAAAGCCATCACTGAAAACAGCTCCTCTCTCTTcaccttgaaaacttccagtcCTGCCAATGGAAGCCAAGCATGAACATCTGAATTGAAAGCAATCTCCAGTACCTGAAGTAGGGTTTTTCTGGAGTCATGGCAATCTGCAGACCTTCACTGGTCATATCTGGTTCAGCAAATGCTTCTCGTAGCCCCTCTGACTGCAGGATAATTTTATTAACAACCTTCCTGTTTTACTGGCATATGAGGCACAGATCATTTCCGCAgagtcacagaataatttgggttggaaggaacctctacAGGTCATCTAACCTCTACAGGTCCctgtaagcagggacatccccaactggatcaggttgctcagagcctcatcgAGCCTCACCTTGAATCTCTCCAGGGTCGAGgccccagccacctcctgttCCATTTTATCACCACCCTTATGGTGAAGAACTCCTTCTTCACATCCAATCttaatctgctcttctctaaaaccattgcccctcgttcgtcctatcactccaggcccttgcaaacggtccctctccagccttcccgTAGCCCCTGCAGGCGAACTCAAAGGTCACTAGGAGGTCTCCccggagccttctcttctccaggctccacaagcccagctcccacagcctctcttcacaggagaggtgttcaaCCCCACGACCATTTTTGTGTCCTCCtcccatcaggtccatgtccttcctgtgctgagtgAGGGCTCCAGAGAcggatgcaatactccaggtgaggaCACAATGTCCTTACTTGGGCAGAAGTCTGTATCTGCTAAAGGTGCTCTGCAACAGCAGGTGATGTCTCTCTTGCTTATGACATTTGGTTTGGGCCAGCGGGTTGTgtgatttctgaagaacagttGAAATTCTGGACTGCTGCATCTTTCTGCTCACAGGACCAAGGGGACTTGGTCGTGTTAaatctcatacaattggccACGACCCATCGATCCAGGTTCCTTTGCAGAGGTTCCTTGCCTCCCTACTCCCAGGACATTCCTCTCCCATCATCCCCTCTCCACTCATCCCCAAGACGTCCCCGTTTGTCTGTGGGGAGACCCCAAAACCAGCGACTTCTCCCCTGCTCATTCTAGTGCTCACCGGCTCCTCCTTGTGCCCCCAGATGCTTTCCAGTGCCCTCTCCTagttcccagcactgcccccagcagctcccagtgtcCCTCACTAACttccagtacctcccagtgccccccgCCCCATCTCACAGAGCTGATCCCACGGCCCCAGAACTTCCATTCCTGATTTAACAGACGCTCAGCTGGAAGGAAGTTGGTAGCTCAGCAGAGAACAGACCCCACACGTGCCGTGCCTTCCAAACgccacattttatttgggggacTTTGTGACCTCTTGGTAGCTCTGCCAGAACTGCCGTTTCCTCCTCTCtgatgagaaaaggaaagcaactctggctcagctgctgctggaggagagccTCAACAACTCCAGAGACACCCgggtgacctcctggaagtgatggaagaggaaggcatgagctgcttccagcaggtGGGGACAGCTGGAACTGTTGGCAGTCTCTGGATGCCAGAGCAACCAGCCACCAAGAGGTTGGTTTTGAGGCACTTGCAGCACTGGCTCACGATGCCCATGAAACTGAGctggacagggacagggacacctcccaccagcccaggctgctgccatcagcaaggGTTCCACATGGTCAGCTGTGAGCAGGACTGTCCCAGTGCTGGCGTGCTCAGTGATACAAGTTGAAGGTGAAACGTTCCCAATCTCCTGCTCatcctggcagctgccaaacaaagccctgaaaacaacaaagcagcGCTGGGGTTAACTGGAGCTTTGCTGCCTTAAACCCTGACCccttctcctctgagcctcctagCACCTCCCGCCCCCAGAACCAGCGTGGGCAATGGCAGCAGCCACGCTGGCAGCCCGGGGAGTTGATGAGCTCCTCTTTTACCTGCCGGGTGCTTCCCGGAGCAACCACGGCCTCCGTCTGTGGAGCAAGAGGGGCAGGGTGGAGTTCCCAATGACATCTTCCCAGCTCCACCTTCATCACTGGCACCTTCAGTCCCccgctgctgctgtcccctgctgggAAGGTTTAATGGAGAGCGGTCTGAGGGGAGTCCTGGGTGTGGGCAGGAGAGTTTGGAGGGCACTGGTTTGGAGCAGGAGGCAGTCAAGCCCGGAGGTGCGCatgggaggtgtggggggcagcagccacagcGTGGCGTCAGTGGAGGTACCGTCAGGAAGATGGCACCAGGAGCTTTGTCCCTGAGTCAtctcagcagaaacagcagaacagaGATCGCAGGGACCATCGTGATCGttgctggtcctgctcagtttCCAGGTTCTGCAAGGTCTCAGCTGCCAAGGAACGGACTCTGGGCTCAGGGTCATTCTCCAAGCTCTGGAGGGCTGCGacaggaagaaagagagcagTGGTGACACCTCACTGTCTGCACAGCCTgtcctgtgccagccccatctctctccttccctggccaggaggagcaggtggcaccaagggagcagctggaagctgctgctcagcaatcCCAGACTGcgctgggctggaagggaccttaaggatcaccccatcccaagccctgccagggacagggacacctcccaccagcccaggctgctccaagctccagccttcaacactgccaggggtggagcagccacagcttctctgggcagcctgggccagggtctcaccacgCTTGCAGTGAAGAACtccttcctaatgtccagccAAAATGTACCCTATGCATGCCCTAAGTGCCCCTGACAGGTTCGTCCCcggcagccccctgcccagcctctgtcccctgcccccaCCAGCCCCggccagcccagctctgacccTCCTCACCATCGCacatttcctgcagctcctccatgtCTGAGTCCTTACTCAGGTGCCgtgcagcagcccctgtgcacagagctcccgtcagacctccctctccccagcactgtggcagcacagcccccagcccggggctgccaggagagggtccccgggggctgtggctcacccatGAACTTGATGGCCGCCAATCTCACGTCGCACTGAGCGTCCCTCAGGTACGGCAGGCAGGCATGCACGTGGTACTTCACATCCCTGTCCCGCTCCACCTGGGGAGAGCCCAAGGTCACGGGGCTGGCTCAGGCCCTTCCCcgtgtgccagagcagtccctcagcccatcccaccccttcccctccaggccattcctttctgccagacagggctgcagccagagccacaggCAGGGGGGCCGGGGGGAACCGGTACGCTgcgtgctgctggcagggcccAGGTGGGccgggggctcctgcagcacccagggtcTGGGGGCAAGAGGGGCCTCAAGAAGAACCCCTGGGGGCTGCGTGcctgagggagggggaggggaaggggaaagtggaaaggggaaaatgggaagggaaagggggcaCGGAGCTCCAGCCTGTGTGTTCCgctctggagcagggccagcGAGGAACACCTGCACGaccacaccctgggcacatgggggatcccttgtccagcccaggccctggcacctggcaCCTGGCACCTGGTACCTGGTACCTGGGGGTTGTCCTCACCAGGATCTCTGCAATCCTCATTGTCCGCTTCCTTTTGACCTCCCTCTTGAGCTTTCTCCACCCCAGGATCTTTGCACAGATGAGGAGGGCTTCGGCAgaggcctgcaaagcagcacaccGTGGGAGCTGACACCACAGCTCAGAGGAGGAGACCTCTCATGCCCCGCCTCCTCTGGGCAAGGCTGcaagctgtccccagctacttatgggaagaggcagctggggacagagcctgaaggGGGTTCAGTGCCCGAGGCAAGCTCAGGGGACAGCCACCACCTCAGGTACAGCactctgccagccagcacaagagagacgggcaagagctgctgagctgctgccagggagggcttgggcagagggaagggcaaagtAGGTGGTCAGCTCTGAAGTCTGTACCTGGGCCACACTCTCGCTCTTATCGTTCATCCTTAGCAAGAGGGAGACCAGGTTCCCCTGGATTATTATCTGCATCCACCTCTCCTTTCCGCTCACCAGAGTCCCCATTGTTTCTCCAAAGAGCTTAATGGAGAGCTCCcgcacctggctggactcctagaaggaaggaagaaaggaaggaaggaaggacgacagggtggctgcagcaacagcctctccctctccttgccctctgcccctctgcaggcTCAGGTTCCCACATCAGCCTTACATCATCAAAGAGGAGAGGGAGCTTCTCCGCCAGCATCACTGTGATGTGGATGGCCTCCTCATCCCCGGTGGGGTGAGCTGTTAGCTtcctgaggaggagcagggcctCCACCCTGAGCTCTTCAGAGTTGTGCTCCAGTCTCCCCAGGATGCAGTCCAGCATAACCCTGTCCcgcatttctgctgcctgtgtgaagCAGAGAACTTCTGTGATGGTGGAGcagtggagcagcagcctggcagaaacGCTCTGTGTGCCGAGCATCGGCCTCCTGCCCGGCTTCCCGGCAGGTGCTGCGGGCGTCTCTGCcgcccctcctgcctcctgcctcctgcctcgggggctgagggagagccagggagagccagggagggcaggacagcaaaggctctgtggcccctgttcagccacccctctgctgacagccacctccttcctctcagccaggcccaaaccacctgccccagccccaggctgccaaggcaTCTCCACCTGACTAGGCCTTGCTCACCATCTCCGGGTCCTGTGCAACTGCCACCAAGCCCctgaccaccagcagaagcatCCTGTCACTGCCACAGTCCAGGTAAGACCGGAGGAGCTGCAGATCACTCGACTGCTTTGCCATGTCTTcgcagcccagcagctgaaaggacAACAGTGAAagacgggcagagctgcaggaccccgACGGTActgtgcagctcctggctcccactgccagctcagggccTGGGGACTGACACAGCCCATCCAGGGggaagccctgcctgtggacacgcAGGGCTGGCTCACTGCAGGGGTGGCTGAGcgctgccccagcaggaagggctggagggcagagggactgaGAGCCGAGCCCTCCgtcccagctctggggactgtcatcccatcccacccggcagccgcctgtgccagagggacggcTGCAGAAGCATCTCGCAGAGGCACTGCTTACCTCAACATAAAAAGCCATGGCAAAAGTGTTCTCCTGTTCCCTCCCGGAGTTTAGGGTGAAtttcatgtgcaggaagaggTAGAGCCGCACAAAACCTGAGCTCCTGCACATCTCTCTggtcagggaaagaaaagcagtgctggcagtgagcagggcaggcaaaacctggctgggattgccctgcccagcccagtcAGGATAGCCCAGGCCGGGCCAGGCcgggccaggccaggccaggccatgTCTTTGCCCGCAGCCGCAAACACCACTTGCTGAGAGCGCCCTGGTCTCTCCCCAGGCACGGAGCACCCCTCGCCACTCGGATCGCTCCCtggccagcactgcagctgcagcccggggcctgggtgcctggggaccTCTCTGCCCCTGGGCATGAGGCTTCTGAGGCTTGAGAGGGGttctcacctggccagcaaacTGACTGCTGCCTCCAGGGTCTCTCCTTGGAGCATCATGTCCCAGACGCCCTCCTCCTGCATCTGCTGGACATTCTCTCTACAGCCAGCAAGACACAGCAGATCTTTAATGGCCTCCACTGCctccctgtgtgcagagcaaggtccagttaCATACAGAGCAGGGGCCCCGGCCGGggcccaggggaatggcagggcAAGGGGATGGCGCACCCCAAAGGGCTGCGTTGATCGTCTAGCAGGGTCTGTGCAGCCCGTGCCAGGCGGTCGAGCAGGGCCATCAGGAAATCTGGATAGTAGTACAATTTCAGGCTCTGCTGACAGTGGGGAGACTGGCTGAGCCTGCGCAGGACCCGGGATGCCTGCAGAAACGGCACAGGGACGGCTCTCAGTGCACAGACGCTGCTGTTGCTCTGAGGGCTCCCCTGCTGATTCAGGGTGGCCCCCCCTGGGCCAGCACAGCACGGTGACCCTCCCTCTGGCACCCAAATCCGACCCCCgccccaggtttccagctgcagtgcagggcagggggtgcaggcagcgcGGGAGTGGAGTGCTGCCCGGAATGCTGCAGGGCTCCTCTTTGTGCTCGGGGGCCCCAGCAGCATGGGGCAgccccatggggctggcacagatggggctgggctggtggaGGGCAGGGCCCTGCTGGCCCTGAGACGTTGTGTCCCCAAGTCCTGGAGGATGGGGTtgtttggggcaggcaggaggggctgtgtctgctTTCCTGGGGAAAAGCCCTGAAGGGTGAGCAAGCcctgctctggtcactcacaGCTGAGACGTGCTCCTCTGGTGCGGAGCCCTGGATCACGCGGAGCATCCCCTCGAAGATactctgctctttgctgagTGGGGACAGCATCGCCTCCCACATAGCCACGGCAGCACTGCAAGCCAGAGTgctctgttagcagggctgcctcggCCACCGTGCTGTTCCTGGGCTACggagcaagtccccagggctgtagGGGCTCGTACCTGTCACAGTGGGGACTGATCCTCAGCAGGCTCCTGACTGTGTCCTCGGGGAACCTCTCGGCCAGCACCCGAAGCAGCGACCGCAGGCTGTGCCGGGCTGGCTCGCTGCAGACGTGCTCCACGGtgctgtggatgcacctcaGGACCTCATGTGCCTGGAGGGGACACGGGTGActatggtgctgccactggagtgcaaccatctcctcagctgccactgcaactgctgccctgcccatatccctctctgctgccttgacCTGGCTGCAGACGCCCAAGACGCTGGGatttgggagggagggggcaggcaTGGCATGGAGGTGCTGGCATGAGGACTGGGACTCGGGATAGCCACAGAGTATCCAGGAGAGTGAGaatgggggaggggggcagaggaACTTGTCTGGCCCTGGGTCTCCTTACCCTGCGAAAGGAAGGTCTCATGCCTGACTGCATCTCCCTGACAAGGAGAGCTCTGGGCGAGTCAATGAAGAGCACCAGgtcctgcaagaagaaaagccaatgctctgccctgggctctggtgACTTTCCCAGAGGTGGCAGCTTAGCTTAGCACCTGGCAGGCCTTGGATCCTTTTCCAGGGcctcctgggaacagcagccaagCCTGACTCGGCCTTcatgtccctggggtccctcccagcctcagggctCACACCAATCTGCTATGACCAGGGAGGTgaccagagccccttcccactgaagcctctgctcctttctgtgccGCCCGCCAAAAGTGACTTCTGTACCCCTTGGGGTGCAGAAACCTCCGGAGGGGGTTGCACTGGGGAagctgtgacctgctctggaaatgccagacctgaAAGAGTTGCTCCTGCAGGAGTTGCTCACTGAGGGTGTAGGAGCAAGAGTGGGGTCCCaaatccctcagctgcttctccataTCACTCAGGTCATCCtgcaaggagaagagaaggttatgGGGCTCCTTTATTGATCCCTCCTACCCCCAAAGACACTCTGGtctcttttgggtttttgtttgtttgtttgttggttttttttgtgtgtgtgtgtctttttccccagctttgcccagacGTCAGCTGTCCGGGAAAGGGATCTTTGAGCatgggggcagctggagcaggcacaagtaGGTCAGGTGGCAGTCTCTGTGGGTAGGTACCTCTCCTGTCTCCTCCACGGTGTCCAGCAAGAGcagctcatcctcctcctcctcagcggATGACCAAGTCAAATATGTGCTG encodes the following:
- the LOC139789359 gene encoding maestro heat-like repeat-containing protein family member 7 isoform X1, which encodes MQEEGVWDMMLQGETLEAAVSLLAREMCRSSGFVRLYLFLHMKFTLNSGREQENTFAMAFYVELLGCEDMAKQSSDLQLLRSYLDCGSDRMLLLVVRGLVAVAQDPEMAAEMRDRVMLDCILGRLEHNSEELRVEALLLLRKLTAHPTGDEEAIHITVMLAEKLPLLFDDESSQVRELSIKLFGETMGTLVSGKERWMQIIIQGNLVSLLLRMNDKSESVAQASAEALLICAKILGWRKLKREVKRKRTMRIAEILVERDRDVKYHVHACLPYLRDAQCDVRLAAIKFMGAAARHLSKDSDMEELQEMCDALQSLENDPEPRVRSLAAETLQNLETEQDQQRSRWSLRSLFCCFC
- the LOC139789359 gene encoding maestro heat-like repeat-containing protein family member 7 isoform X2 → MQEEGVWDMMLQGETLEAAVSLLAREMCRSSGFVRLYLFLHMKFTLNSGREQENTFAMAFYVELLGCEDMAKQSSDLQLLRSYLDCGSDRMLLLVVRGLVAVAQDPEMAAEMRDRVMLDCILGRLEHNSEELRVEALLLLRKLTAHPTGDEEAIHITVMLAEKLPLLFDDESSQVRELSIKLFGETMGTLVSGKERWMQIIIQGNLVSLLLRMNDKSESVAQASAEALLICAKILGWRKLKREVKRKRTMRIAEILVERDRDVKYHVHACLPYLRDAQCDVRLAAIKFMALQSLENDPEPRVRSLAAETLQNLETEQDQQRSRWSLRSLFCCFC
- the LOC139789801 gene encoding uncharacterized protein; translation: MSAPERSQVDQEGSSGRQESTQPGAGAGAGAESGAEAWPVRMQQGNTWRNMTAPCGLSTGSLDPDPEGSGSLQAAQEPPSPGDPWPGHEEPTPDLSLPPHSPLGPTGSPHRQCSLEASSTATPIPTPQGLSSSPRSEERASPLSHPHGLSSFPKEQRPPSQPQLAKAGEEGGSHPPTTSELYKAQLLETDSESASSTYLTWSSAEEEEDELLLLDTVEETGEDDLSDMEKQLRDLGPHSCSYTLSEQLLQEQLFQDLVLFIDSPRALLVREMQSGMRPSFRRAHEVLRCIHSTVEHVCSEPARHSLRSLLRVLAERFPEDTVRSLLRISPHCDSAAVAMWEAMLSPLSKEQSIFEGMLRVIQGSAPEEHVSAASRVLRRLSQSPHCQQSLKLYYYPDFLMALLDRLARAAQTLLDDQRSPLGCAIPLPCHSPGPRPGPLLCM